From a region of the Daphnia magna isolate NIES linkage group LG1, ASM2063170v1.1, whole genome shotgun sequence genome:
- the LOC123469351 gene encoding LOW QUALITY PROTEIN: nuclear pore glycoprotein p62-like (The sequence of the model RefSeq protein was modified relative to this genomic sequence to represent the inferred CDS: deleted 3 bases in 2 codons) — protein sequence MSHILKTITQKSELDFVRAQQRELEEMLIPLEESLQQEVNNMPHDTERDHTYQLAENIDSQMRRLADDLKEIIERMNAASRHEATADPIAKIARILNAHTDSLQWAESSCTALQRKLDDVGRGLEQQRRDQDRSFRFA from the exons ATGTCCCACATACTaaaaacaataacacaaa AGTCA GAATTGGATTTCGTCCGTGCCCAACAACGTGAACTTGAAGAGATGCTCATTCCGTTGGAAGAGAGCCTTCAGCAAGAAGTGAACAACATGCCACACGATACGGAGCGCGATCACAC ATATCAGCTAGCGGAGAATATCGATTCACAAATGAGGCGATTGGCCGACGACCTAAAAGAGATTATCGAAAGAATGAATGCGGCTAGCAGGCACGAAGCGACAGCTGATCCg ATTGCCAAAATAGCGCGAATTCTGAACGCTCATACAGACTCCCTTCAATGGGCAGAATCCAGTTGTACAGCTCTGCAACGC AAACTTGACGATGTAGGACGTGGACTTGAACAGCAGCGCAGAGACCAAGATCGTTCTTTCCGTTTTGCCTAA
- the LOC123472503 gene encoding LOW QUALITY PROTEIN: solute carrier family 35 member F5-like (The sequence of the model RefSeq protein was modified relative to this genomic sequence to represent the inferred CDS: deleted 1 base in 1 codon), whose product MALSHTEAGLVNVLSSSSSLFTLMLAACLPSGSSDRFTLTKFIAVVFSIAGVVLVGLSDLKVEKSIPVGAGWALAGSMCYAAYLVLLKRRVDHEDKMSIPMFFGFVGLINTIVMWPSFFILHATKLEIFVWPTQQQWLYIALNGLIGTVLSEFLWLWGCFLTSSLIATLAMSLTIPLSMLADVAVKHISYPFLFYIGSIPMFLTFFAVTLLSHWEEWDPVAQLLNRIIDSCRSRNRNRFMNDTDDGEQRESLIEQPELSSE is encoded by the exons ATGGCATTGTCCCATACAGAAGCTGGCCTCGTGAATGTGCTTTCATCAAGTAGCAGTCTGTTTACTTTAATGCTTGCTGCTTGCCTACCGTCGGGTTCGAGTGATAGGTTTACACTCACGAAGTTCATCGCAGTTGTTTTCAGTATAGCTGGAGTTGTTCTAGTT GGCCTGTCGGATTTAAAGGTAGAAAAGTCTATTCCTGTGGGTGCAGGATGGGCTTTAGCTGGCTCCATGTGCTATGCCGCCTACCTGGTGCTATTAAAACGTCGTGTTGACCACGAAGATAAAATGAGCATTCCAATGTTTTTCG GCTTCGTTGGACTTATAAACACTATCGTGATGTGGCCATCCTTCTTCATCCTCCATGCTACCAAACTGGAAATATTTGTATGGCCAACACAGCAGCAGTGGTTGTACATTGCGTTGAACGGACTTATTGGCACCGTTCTCTCGGAGTTTCTATGGCTATG GGGCTGCTTTCTGACGTCATCGCTAATTGCCACATTGGCCATGAGTCTGACTATCCCTCTGTCGATGCTGGCTGATGTGGCGGTCAAACACATTTCCTATCCATTCTTGTTCTACATCGGTTCCATTCCGATGTTTCTCACCTTCTTTGCTGTCACGCTTTTGTCTCACTGGGAAGAGTGGGACCCCGTTGCTCAGCTACTCAACCGCATCATTGATTCTTGCCGTTCACGCAATAG AAACCGGTTTATGAACGATACTGACGACGGAGAACAGCGCGAATCCCTAATAGAACAACCCGAATTGTCTTCAGAATAG
- the LOC123466513 gene encoding LOW QUALITY PROTEIN: cytosolic non-specific dipeptidase-like (The sequence of the model RefSeq protein was modified relative to this genomic sequence to represent the inferred CDS: deleted 2 bases in 1 codon), translated as MTEALKPVFSYIDSNKDKFIKNLNEAVAIKSVSAWPETRPEIFKMVKWVAAKLEHLGATTDLKDVGKQKLHDGSILDLPPVLFGKLGNDPSKKTVMVYGHLDVQPALKEDGWDTDPFVLTEVNEKLYGRGSTDDKGPVLGWIHAIEAFQQTGQDLPVNIKFCFEGMEESGSEGLEELLHKEKDAFMSGVDFVCISDNYWLGKNKPCLTYGLRGLCYFEIEVACAEKDLHSGVFGGSVHEAMADLIYMMNTLVNNKGEILVPGIMDDVVPVTDEELATYTTIDFDLDNYKKTLAAHLLHKTDKSKTLMHRWRFPALSLHGIQGAFSEPGAKTVIPRKVSGKFSIRIVPNQTPEKVNQVVNDYLNEMWKLRESPNEMKVINHHSGKPWMADPFHPHYLAGQKALEEVYGCKPDLTREGGSIPITLTFQEVTGKSVMLLPMGAADDGAHSQNEKIDIRNYIEGTKSLAAYLYHVAH; from the exons ATGACTGAGGCACTGAAACCAGTTTTTAG TTACATTGATAGCAACAAGGACAAgtttattaaaaatttgaatgaagCTGTTGCCATCAAATCAGTTTCTGCATG GCCCGAGACTCGCCcagaaattttcaaaatggtAAAGTGGGTTGCAGCCAAGCTTGAGCATCTTGGAGCAACAACAGACCTGAAAGATGTTGGCAAGCAG AAATTGCATGATGGGAGCATTTTAGATCTGCCACCTGTTCTGTTTGGTAAACTTGGGAATGACCCTAGCAAGAAAACTGTAATGGTGTATGGCCATTTAGATGTTCAGCCAGCACTAAAG GAAGATGGGTGGGACACAGATCCATTCGTGTTGACAGAAGTTAATGAAAAACTCTATGGCCGAGGATCTACTGATGACAAAGGACCAGTGCTTGGTTGGATTCATGCTATTGAAGCCTTCCAGCAAACTGGCCAAGACTTGCCAGTCAACATTAAA ttttgttttgaagGCATGGAAGAGTCAGGAAGTGAAGGTCTGGAGGAGCTTttacacaaagaaaaagacgcGTTTATGAGTGGAGTCGATTTCGTTTGCATTTCCGACAACTACTGGCTGGGAAAAAACAAACCGTGTCTGACCTATGGTCTCCGCGGTTtatgttattttgaaattgaagTCGCCTGTGCAGAAAAAGACCTCCATAGTGGTGTTTTCGGTGGTTCAGT ACATGAAGCCATGGCTGATTTGATTTACATGATGAACACATTAGTGAATAATAAAGGTGAAATTTTGGTACCTGGAATCATGGATGATGTAGTACCTGTCACTGATGAAGAATTAGCGACTTATACTACAATTGATTTCGATCTTGACAACTACAAAAAGACATTGGCTGCA CATTTGCTTCACAAAACTGATAAG TCAAAAACCCTCATGCACCGATGGCGTTTCCCTGCGCTTTCTTTGCATGGAATTCAAGGAGCGTTCAGTGAACCAGGGGcaaaaactgttataccaaggaAAGTTTCCGGTAAATTTTCCATTCGTATTGTCCCTAATCAAACCCCTGAGAAGGTAAATCAGGTGGTAAACGATTACCTCAACGAAATGTGGAAGCTGCGCGAAAGTCCCAACGAAATGAAGGTGATCAATCATCATAGTGGAAAGCCATGGATGGCAGATCCCTTCCACCCTCATTATCTGGCTGGTCAGAAAGCACTTGAAGAAGTTTATGGATGCAAGCCTGACCTTACACGCGAAGGAGGATCTATTCCGATAACTTTAACGTTTCAG GAGGTGACGGGCAAAAGCGTAATGCTGCTACCTATGGGTGCCGCCGATGACGGTGCCCATTCACAGAATGAGAAAATCGATATTCGTAACTATATCGAAGGGACCAAGTCATTGGCTGCATATCTGTATCACGTTGCACACTga
- the LOC123469352 gene encoding nucleoporin NSP1-like gives MSYLAFGAPATTTPALGSTFGQSATGGFSFGQTTTAQPPATGGLFGATKPGLSFGTGSTFGAPTTSAAATPAFGQPATSTFGFGTSAGTTPAFGLGAQVPTAAPAPAFGTASTATTGLVLVRVLQLLHLELHSSQLPFILIQHTANIHFSSITIFIGLINSSRVVFWASVGSTSLWTGIVSSASLWTGSNSASFWTSSNPAILWTGNSSASLWTNISSATFGQSTPASQSGLSFGQTSTPASTGLSFGQPAAVQPVGGGLSFGQTTTPASTGLSFGQPTTTSSTGGFGSGVSPLQHLRLEPATTGATGGFSFGPPAPLLWQHRQLEPLALPAPTAATTSAPPAYSFTTPASTTGLSFGTPVTSAATPAAGGFSLGTASVLPTLGQQSGTTLLWTATATASALPSLVPQQPPVLLNLHFLSAQQRLHPHLETQQTATSSAVQPAQHSVSDQPQPRQQAFHLELQQRPLMQQK, from the exons ATGTCTTATCTTG CATTTGGGGCACCTGCTACAACCACTCCTGCCCTAGGATCAACATTTGGACAATCTGCTACGGGTGGCTTTAGTTTTGGACAAACAACCACAGCCCAGCCACCAGCTACGGGGGGTTTGTTTGGTGCCACAAAGCCAGGTCTCTCTTTCGGAACAGGATCCACCTTTGGGGCCCCAACAACATCTGCTGCCGCAACACCAGCTTTTGGACAACCTGCAACATCAACCTTTGGGTTTGGAACATCTGCAGGAACAACCCCAGCATTTGGATTGGGAGCCCAGGTGCCTACAGCCGCTCCAGCCCCAGCATTTGGTACTGCTTCAACAGCAACCACCGGTTTGGTTTTGGTCAGAGTGCTGCAGCTCCTGCATTTGGAGCTGCACAGCAGCCAGCTACCCTTCATTCTCATTCAGCACACAGCCAACATCCACTTCAGTAGCATCACCATTTTCATTGGGCTCATCAACAGCTCCCGCGTCGTCTTTTGGGCAAGCGTCGGCTCAACCAGCCTCTGGACAGGCATCGTCAGCTCAGCCAGCCTTTGGACAGGCAGCAACTCAGCCAGCTTTTGGACAAGCAGCAACCCAGCCATCCTTTGGACAGGCAACAGCTCAGCCAGCCTTTGGACAAACATCAGCTCAGCCACTTTTGGTCAATCAACACCAGCCTCCCAAAGTGGTCTAAGTTTCGGCCAGACATCCACGCCAGCTTCGACAGGTCTTAGTTTTGGTCAACCAGCAGCAGTTCAGCCAGTTGGTGGTGGCCTTTCTTTCGGCCAAACAACTACACCAGCTTCGACTGGCCTCAGTTTCGGTCAACCAACTACAACTTCGTCAACTGGAGGTTTCGGCTCTGGAGTCAGCCCTCTACAACATCTACGGCTGGAG CCAGCAACCACCGGGGCCACGGGAGGCTTTAGTTTCGGTCCGCCAGCCCCACTGCTGTGGCAACACCGGCAACTGGAACCCTTAGCTTTG CCAGCACCAACCGCCGCAACGACTTCAGCACCTCCAGCCTACAGTTTTACTACTCCAGCATCCACAACAGGACTCAGTTTCGGGACGCCGGTCACTTCTGCCGCTACTCCGGCCGCTGGTGGATTCTCGTTAGGGACCGCCTCAGTTTTACCAACACTTGGTCAACAGAGTGGAACGACTCTTCTTTGGACAGCTACTGCAACAGCTTCCGCTTTACCTTCATTGGTGCCCCAACAGCCACCAGTGCTGCTCAACCTACACTTTCTCTCGGCACAACAACGTCTACACCCTCATTTGGAGACGCAACAAACGGCAACCAGCAGTGCCGTACAACCTGCTCAACACTCAGTTTCGGATCAACCACAACCCCGGCAACAG GCTTTTCATTTGGAGCTCCAACAACGACCGCTGATGCAACAAAAGTAG